The following coding sequences are from one Lysinibacillus sp. FSL W8-0992 window:
- a CDS encoding mechanosensitive ion channel family protein, whose translation MDSMKWLLPNLTAPTWMDITVAVAFCVFGWLFQHFVLKKIITSSVTFLKKRQRNFQATVLAQFNNAIRYAFMSAVVVLSLSNLLKIFLFTHFATKNFVLSIMVFFAFKGIYDVLHYYTKQPLQLNNDEERNVLLPFFLRIGKVLVMILAMFTIASFWDFNINGFLTGIGLTGVAIAFGIRDTLAHVFGGMSVALDNPFQIGDWIATEDQKIEGTIEDINLRSTLIQTGDKGLVYVPNSYLVNRPIYNLSKREKRKCELFLYVAAENEEEQLRSALSTIHQQIYLHANTEKEMIHVYIDEFHQTSYRVLVRFFVATNDTAVMLSVRQDVLFAIRQVVSEYDIVLAEETDDDC comes from the coding sequence ATGGATTCAATGAAATGGTTATTACCGAACTTGACTGCGCCAACATGGATGGACATTACAGTTGCAGTCGCGTTTTGTGTATTTGGTTGGCTATTCCAGCATTTTGTGCTGAAGAAAATAATTACGAGCAGTGTAACGTTTTTAAAAAAGAGACAACGTAATTTTCAAGCGACTGTGCTTGCACAATTTAATAACGCAATCCGTTATGCGTTTATGTCTGCAGTAGTTGTACTTAGTTTATCGAATTTACTTAAAATATTTTTATTTACACATTTTGCAACGAAAAATTTCGTATTATCTATCATGGTGTTTTTTGCATTTAAAGGTATATATGATGTTCTTCATTATTATACAAAGCAGCCATTACAGTTAAATAACGATGAAGAGCGAAATGTTCTTCTCCCGTTCTTCCTTCGTATCGGTAAAGTGCTTGTGATGATATTAGCCATGTTTACAATAGCTTCATTTTGGGACTTTAATATAAATGGCTTTTTAACAGGGATTGGTCTAACAGGAGTAGCGATTGCCTTTGGTATACGTGATACGTTGGCGCATGTTTTTGGTGGAATGTCGGTTGCACTTGACAATCCTTTTCAAATTGGCGACTGGATTGCAACAGAGGATCAAAAAATAGAAGGCACAATTGAAGATATCAACCTTCGTAGTACGCTCATTCAAACAGGCGACAAAGGGCTTGTATATGTGCCAAACTCTTATTTAGTTAATCGTCCGATATATAATTTATCAAAACGAGAAAAACGAAAATGTGAACTGTTTTTATATGTAGCCGCAGAAAACGAAGAGGAACAATTGCGCAGTGCTTTAAGTACGATTCATCAGCAAATTTATTTACATGCTAATACTGAAAAAGAAATGATTCATGTTTATATTGATGAGTTTCACCAAACATCATATCGTGTTCTTGTTCGCTTCTTTGTTGCAACAAATGATACGGCAGTAATGCTAAGTGTCCGACAGGATGTTTTATTTGCTATCCGTCAGGTAGTAAGTGAGTATGACATTGTCCTTGCCGAGGAAACGGACGACGATTGTTGA
- the trpE gene encoding anthranilate synthase component I, translating to MTVELSRFAMKVLQGDMMTPISVYQSLAGKHKMLFESSAKHEESGRYSFIAVNPIAELIGDKNGYQFTKGDEIDKSSDNVLKKLKEVMPFHEAAYPFAFFGGAIGYFGYETAFYAEKIGEYLHDNLNMPDVHVFFYDTFIVFDHLKQEVTLAAIDLFNEGRTLDTMEAELAEMENQLYAGTTFGLMDLGTVDFQPMIPKEEFITIVERAKQHIVKGDIFQIVLSQRFSSPFAGNPFALYRQLRTSNPSPYMFYMDFEAYTILGTSPESLVKVKNRKVTTNPIAGTKPRGTTQQQDEAIAESLLLDEKEIAEHRMLVDLGRNDIGRISKVGTVKVTKYMNIERYKHVMHIVSEVVGELRDEVHVLDVLSACLPAGTVSGAPKIRAMQLINEMEPVKRGVYAGAVGYISATGDMDLALAIRTMVIKDGHAHVQAGAGVVYDSIPLSEYEETLNKARALLEVKK from the coding sequence ATGACAGTTGAGCTTAGCAGATTTGCCATGAAGGTATTACAAGGGGACATGATGACGCCCATTTCGGTGTATCAATCCCTTGCAGGAAAGCATAAGATGCTATTTGAATCTTCAGCAAAGCATGAGGAAAGTGGTCGTTATTCCTTTATCGCCGTTAACCCAATAGCTGAACTTATCGGGGATAAAAATGGGTATCAATTTACAAAGGGTGACGAGATTGACAAGTCTAGCGATAATGTGTTGAAAAAATTAAAAGAAGTCATGCCATTCCATGAAGCGGCCTATCCATTTGCCTTTTTCGGGGGCGCGATTGGCTATTTTGGTTATGAAACGGCCTTTTATGCAGAAAAAATTGGTGAGTATTTACATGATAATTTAAATATGCCAGATGTCCATGTTTTTTTCTATGATACATTTATCGTATTCGATCATTTAAAACAAGAGGTTACATTAGCGGCAATTGATTTATTTAATGAAGGACGCACACTTGATACGATGGAAGCCGAACTCGCTGAAATGGAGAATCAGCTATACGCTGGTACTACGTTTGGTTTGATGGATTTAGGTACAGTAGATTTCCAGCCGATGATACCGAAGGAAGAGTTTATTACTATTGTTGAGCGCGCAAAACAACATATTGTAAAGGGAGATATTTTCCAAATTGTATTATCCCAACGTTTTTCTTCCCCATTTGCGGGCAATCCATTTGCCTTGTATCGTCAGTTAAGAACATCCAATCCATCACCATATATGTTTTATATGGATTTTGAGGCTTACACTATTTTAGGAACTTCTCCTGAGAGTCTTGTAAAGGTCAAAAATCGGAAAGTCACGACAAATCCAATTGCTGGAACAAAGCCCCGTGGTACAACGCAACAGCAGGATGAGGCTATTGCAGAAAGTTTATTATTGGATGAGAAAGAAATCGCTGAACACCGAATGTTAGTTGATTTAGGGCGTAATGATATTGGCCGAATTTCCAAGGTTGGCACAGTAAAGGTTACTAAATATATGAACATTGAACGCTATAAGCATGTCATGCATATCGTATCAGAGGTAGTAGGTGAGCTTCGAGATGAAGTGCACGTATTAGACGTCCTTAGTGCATGTTTGCCAGCTGGGACAGTGTCAGGAGCACCAAAAATTAGAGCGATGCAGCTAATTAATGAGATGGAACCAGTTAAGCGCGGTGTTTATGCAGGTGCAGTAGGCTATATTTCGGCTACAGGAGATATGGACTTAGCGCTAGCGATTCGTACAATGGTTATTAAAGATGGGCATGCACATGTGCAGGCAGGTGCCGGAGTCGTTTATGATTCAATCCCTTTATCAGAATATGAAGAGACACTTAATAAAGCTCGTGCGCTACTGGAGGTAAAAAAATGA
- a CDS encoding anthranilate synthase component II, with product MILLIDNYDSFTYNLFQQVSMLGKEVRVVRNDEITIEEIKDMDPEAIILSPGPGTPNEAGITVQVVQELYKKYPILGICLGHQSIGQAFGGSIEQANNIMHGKLSALSYKQTGVFAQLDGEVEVMRYHSLIIEPTTLHEDFIVTATSKDDGEIMAIQHKHHPLVGLQFHPESIGTEAGNNIVQAFLNSI from the coding sequence ATGATTTTACTAATCGATAATTATGATTCATTCACATATAATTTATTTCAGCAAGTTAGTATGCTTGGTAAGGAAGTAAGAGTAGTACGCAATGATGAAATAACAATTGAAGAAATAAAAGATATGGATCCAGAAGCGATTATTTTATCCCCAGGTCCAGGGACGCCAAATGAGGCTGGAATTACAGTGCAAGTCGTACAGGAGTTATATAAAAAATACCCGATTTTAGGAATTTGCTTAGGGCATCAGTCGATAGGGCAGGCATTCGGGGGCTCGATTGAACAAGCAAACAACATTATGCACGGCAAGTTATCAGCATTAAGCTACAAACAAACAGGGGTTTTCGCACAATTAGATGGTGAAGTTGAAGTGATGCGCTATCATTCATTAATAATAGAGCCAACTACATTACATGAGGATTTTATTGTTACTGCAACATCTAAAGATGACGGGGAAATTATGGCTATTCAGCATAAACACCATCCACTAGTCGGATTACAATTTCATCCAGAGTCAATAGGCACTGAAGCAGGTAACAATATCGTGCAAGCCTTTCTAAACTCAATATAG
- the rpmG gene encoding 50S ribosomal protein L33, translating into MRVNITLACTDCGERNYISKKNKRNNPERLELKKYCSREKKYTLHRETK; encoded by the coding sequence ATGCGCGTAAACATTACTTTAGCTTGCACAGATTGCGGCGAACGTAACTACATTTCTAAAAAGAACAAGCGTAACAATCCAGAGCGTCTTGAACTTAAAAAATATTGCTCTCGCGAGAAGAAATACACTCTTCACCGTGAAACGAAGTAA
- a CDS encoding 5-formyltetrahydrofolate cyclo-ligase: MDKTTLRNEVREALANMSAITYRDQSFAVAKKVLQEPYIIEANTIGITISNMPEVDTIHLIEALWQLGKKVAVPKCNAKTREMSFYAIESFAQLETVYMHLREPIPAECEFVDANEMDIILVPGVVFDTNGYRIGYGGGYYDRYVLHYKKGKLMSLLFDVQLYEQVPIETHDCPVDLIITPTKRIDCVAQRGAK; this comes from the coding sequence TTGGATAAAACAACATTACGCAACGAAGTACGTGAAGCACTTGCAAATATGAGTGCAATAACGTATCGTGATCAATCATTTGCTGTAGCAAAAAAAGTGCTACAGGAACCATATATAATAGAAGCAAATACGATTGGCATCACAATTTCCAATATGCCGGAAGTTGACACTATTCATTTAATAGAAGCACTTTGGCAACTAGGTAAAAAAGTGGCTGTTCCTAAATGTAACGCAAAAACGAGAGAAATGTCATTTTATGCCATAGAGTCATTTGCACAGTTAGAAACTGTTTATATGCATTTGCGTGAACCAATTCCTGCAGAATGTGAGTTCGTTGACGCAAATGAAATGGATATCATACTTGTTCCGGGTGTTGTTTTTGATACAAATGGTTACCGAATTGGCTACGGTGGTGGTTATTACGATCGCTATGTATTACACTATAAAAAAGGTAAACTGATGTCTCTACTTTTTGATGTGCAACTTTATGAACAAGTGCCTATTGAGACGCATGATTGCCCAGTGGATCTTATTATAACACCGACAAAACGTATTGATTGTGTAGCGCAACGAGGAGCGAAATAA
- a CDS encoding YqgQ family protein, producing MDKMLDIYELLKTYGTYIYTRDPIGDLMLMEDEIRELYKANVLDIKDYQMALLLIRQEATRLRVEQNKQ from the coding sequence ATGGATAAAATGTTAGATATTTATGAATTGTTAAAAACATATGGCACTTACATTTATACTCGGGATCCAATTGGTGATTTGATGTTAATGGAGGATGAAATTCGTGAGTTGTATAAGGCGAATGTCCTGGACATTAAAGATTACCAAATGGCTTTGTTATTAATTCGACAAGAAGCTACAAGACTTCGGGTTGAACAAAATAAGCAATAA
- a CDS encoding LTA synthase family protein: protein MKLTKWPKHSFMILAIVATWIKTVIVYHTSFELKLENAMQQFILFINPLSFVLFIYGLSLFFKTPKIRNRYIITISVLLSIVLYGNVAFYRFYNDFITLPVLFQTSNFSDLGTSAAAIINPWDLLYFADVFILIIANKYLPRMKEAVKVNVEFRRAFFVLAIAMTFLNLGLAETERPQLLTRSFDRELLVKNIGTYNYHLYDIYIQSKSSAQRALADGSELVEVNNYIRSNQAAIDEKMFGKYKDRNLIVVSLESLQNFVINNDMDGHEITPFLNSLTKDSDTYYFSNFYHQTGLGKTSDSEFILENSMFGLGRGAVFFTHGGNTYNSMAERLGENGYFTNVMHPNNKSFWNRDMMYQSLKINKFYDVDSYTVEEGQAVNWGMKDIPFMEQSAALMKDMPQPFYSRLITLTNHYPFTLDPEDVMIPEYTSNSGTLNRYFQTVRYMDEALKDFFQDLKDQGVYDNSIIVMYGDHYGISENHNKAMAQYLGKDGITPYDNALLQEVPLFIHIPGDGDGKEMEEVSGQIDLRPTILHLLGVETSKDMQLGADLFSPEHEDFVIFRDGRFITDKYVYAGEACYDKATGEQIDVEPCQPYADRATTELENSDAIINGDLLRFYDEKTGNLKQNAVK from the coding sequence ATGAAATTAACAAAGTGGCCTAAACATTCATTTATGATACTAGCAATTGTAGCAACTTGGATAAAAACGGTCATTGTTTACCACACAAGCTTTGAGTTGAAGTTAGAAAATGCGATGCAACAATTCATATTGTTTATCAATCCATTAAGTTTTGTGCTGTTTATTTATGGATTATCGTTATTCTTTAAAACACCAAAAATACGAAATCGTTATATAATTACTATTAGTGTATTATTATCTATTGTTTTATATGGAAATGTTGCGTTCTATCGATTCTACAATGACTTTATTACATTACCGGTATTATTCCAAACAAGTAACTTCAGTGATTTAGGAACATCAGCTGCAGCTATTATCAACCCTTGGGATCTTTTATATTTTGCAGATGTATTTATATTAATTATTGCAAATAAATATTTACCAAGAATGAAAGAAGCGGTAAAAGTAAACGTTGAATTCCGTCGAGCATTTTTCGTTTTAGCGATTGCAATGACTTTCTTAAACTTAGGATTAGCTGAAACTGAGCGTCCACAATTGTTAACACGAAGCTTTGACCGTGAACTTCTTGTAAAAAACATCGGTACGTACAACTATCATTTATATGATATTTATATTCAGTCTAAATCTTCTGCACAACGCGCATTAGCGGATGGCAGTGAATTAGTAGAAGTGAACAACTACATTCGCTCTAACCAAGCAGCTATCGACGAAAAAATGTTTGGTAAATACAAAGATCGTAACTTAATTGTTGTTTCACTTGAATCGTTACAAAACTTTGTAATTAATAATGATATGGATGGTCACGAAATTACGCCGTTCTTAAATTCTTTAACAAAAGATTCAGATACGTATTATTTCAGTAATTTCTATCACCAAACAGGTTTAGGAAAAACATCTGACTCAGAGTTTATTTTAGAAAACTCTATGTTCGGGCTTGGTCGTGGTGCAGTTTTCTTCACACATGGCGGTAATACGTATAACTCAATGGCAGAGCGTCTTGGGGAAAATGGTTACTTTACAAATGTTATGCATCCGAACAACAAATCGTTTTGGAATCGTGACATGATGTATCAATCTTTAAAAATCAATAAATTCTATGATGTAGATTCATATACTGTAGAAGAAGGGCAAGCTGTCAACTGGGGAATGAAAGACATTCCATTTATGGAGCAATCAGCTGCATTGATGAAAGACATGCCACAGCCATTCTACTCTCGTTTAATTACGTTAACGAACCACTATCCATTCACTTTGGATCCAGAAGATGTAATGATTCCTGAATATACGTCAAACTCAGGAACATTAAATCGTTACTTCCAAACAGTTCGTTACATGGATGAAGCTTTAAAAGACTTCTTCCAAGATTTAAAAGATCAAGGTGTTTACGATAATTCAATTATCGTTATGTATGGTGACCATTACGGTATTTCTGAAAATCATAATAAAGCAATGGCACAATATTTAGGTAAAGATGGCATAACACCATATGATAATGCATTGTTACAAGAAGTACCTTTATTCATTCACATCCCTGGTGATGGGGACGGGAAAGAAATGGAAGAGGTTTCTGGCCAAATAGACTTACGTCCAACAATTTTACATTTACTAGGTGTTGAAACGTCAAAAGATATGCAGCTTGGTGCAGATTTATTCTCACCTGAGCACGAGGATTTCGTTATTTTCCGTGACGGACGATTCATTACAGATAAATATGTTTATGCAGGTGAAGCATGCTATGACAAAGCAACAGGTGAACAAATTGATGTTGAGCCTTGCCAACCTTATGCAGATCGAGCAACAACCGAATTGGAAAACTCGGATGCTATCATCAATGGCGACTTGCTCCGATTCTATGATGAAAAAACAGGCAATTTAAAACAAAATGCTGTAAAGTAA
- a CDS encoding TlpA disulfide reductase family protein — MKRKNIFIVISLLVVLSLIGITVKNEIFKEEAPKLIVDKQSGSKSVNFDTSLTRLDESTTTFKNYKGKILVINFWASWCGPCQAEAPDLNTFFEQKPSNVELLAINATSNDSRENAIKFQQLYDLKFPIFLDNDRSLVKSFEVMAYPTTFIIDTEGVLKHTIEGQLTQQQLQQLIANL, encoded by the coding sequence ATGAAAAGGAAAAATATTTTTATCGTCATTTCATTATTAGTAGTCTTATCACTAATTGGTATTACTGTGAAGAACGAAATATTCAAAGAGGAAGCACCAAAATTGATTGTAGATAAACAAAGTGGTTCAAAGTCGGTTAACTTCGACACGTCATTAACTCGTTTAGATGAATCAACGACGACGTTCAAAAATTATAAAGGTAAAATTCTTGTTATTAATTTTTGGGCATCTTGGTGTGGTCCTTGTCAGGCGGAAGCGCCAGATTTAAATACTTTTTTTGAGCAAAAGCCCTCGAATGTTGAGCTACTTGCGATTAATGCAACTTCTAATGACAGTCGTGAAAATGCTATCAAGTTCCAGCAATTATACGATTTGAAGTTCCCTATTTTTTTAGATAATGATAGATCGCTTGTTAAGTCATTTGAAGTTATGGCCTACCCTACAACCTTTATTATTGATACTGAAGGCGTGTTAAAGCATACAATCGAAGGGCAATTAACACAACAACAATTACAGCAATTAATAGCGAATCTTTAA
- a CDS encoding DUF2759 domain-containing protein, producing the protein MNLLMVIFGLVAIFAVVGTFQAIKEKNLLSIVFNLASAGVFGWFVIMTIIHSGYPPTLH; encoded by the coding sequence ATGAACTTATTAATGGTTATTTTTGGTCTAGTAGCGATTTTTGCTGTCGTTGGTACATTCCAAGCAATTAAAGAAAAGAACTTACTAAGTATTGTTTTCAACTTAGCGAGTGCTGGAGTATTCGGCTGGTTCGTCATTATGACAATCATTCATAGCGGATATCCACCAACGTTACACTAA
- a CDS encoding MBL fold metallo-hydrolase has translation MMNVRSYSLGPVQTNCYIVSNKEKECLIFDPGEEAAKIMKAIRSNGLKPIGIFLTHAHFDHIGAVDEVRETFNIPLWIHEKEVSWLSDPAKNGSSKYAALPDYTVAAPMEEHIIKQEQLFEISNFVFKAVFTPGHSPGSISYIFEQDGFAIVGDTLFEQGVGRTDLLGGSTKLLLTSIHDKLLSLPEDTIVYPGHGNYTTIGAEMETNPFLNGF, from the coding sequence ATGATGAACGTACGAAGCTATTCCCTTGGACCAGTCCAAACGAATTGTTATATCGTATCGAATAAAGAGAAAGAATGTTTAATTTTTGATCCAGGAGAAGAAGCTGCAAAAATTATGAAAGCTATTCGCAGTAATGGACTGAAGCCAATAGGCATTTTTTTAACACATGCCCATTTTGATCATATCGGTGCAGTGGATGAAGTAAGGGAGACTTTTAATATTCCGTTATGGATTCACGAAAAAGAGGTGAGCTGGCTAAGTGATCCAGCGAAAAATGGCTCTAGTAAATATGCGGCGCTACCAGATTATACAGTTGCAGCTCCTATGGAAGAACATATTATTAAACAAGAACAACTTTTTGAAATAAGTAATTTCGTTTTTAAGGCAGTATTTACACCTGGACATTCACCTGGGAGTATTTCTTATATTTTTGAACAAGATGGATTTGCTATTGTTGGAGATACACTATTTGAGCAAGGTGTAGGGCGTACGGATTTGCTTGGAGGTTCGACAAAACTATTACTTACATCCATTCATGATAAATTATTATCATTACCTGAAGATACTATTGTTTACCCAGGCCATGGTAATTACACTACAATTGGTGCAGAAATGGAAACAAACCCATTTTTAAATGGATTTTAA
- a CDS encoding DUF2626 family protein — MDNMYKVMAFWTGIFAVMFYLGGMNEVSLLFLGNTGLFLLLGFLNLSERMYMYIFGAYLTVFFAGFTYYTTFIHVPGGGH; from the coding sequence ATGGATAATATGTATAAAGTTATGGCATTCTGGACAGGTATTTTTGCAGTTATGTTCTACCTTGGTGGTATGAACGAGGTATCGCTATTATTCTTAGGTAATACAGGTTTATTCTTATTATTAGGCTTCTTAAACCTTTCAGAGCGTATGTACATGTACATTTTCGGAGCATATTTAACTGTATTCTTCGCTGGCTTCACGTACTATACAACATTCATACACGTACCTGGCGGCGGTCATTAA
- a CDS encoding helix-turn-helix transcriptional regulator yields the protein MIHPLKITSTLADETRYSIYEYILKEKKTVTVQNIADKFSIHPNVARLHLTKLSEINIISADFAKTGKGGRPGRVYKASEKGVSLTFPRRDEERLLKWTIQLVEELGPSALTKCQEISYQDGYQQMKNYVNAELKLNNMLSFEQKLQLLTDNAALIGYIPQIQQSEKGKKVIFSIFNCPFQEQLNTHSDIVCTLHESYLKGQLNALFSNNEFVQIESMVHNCDLCKYEINVTEIDS from the coding sequence ATGATCCATCCATTAAAAATTACTAGTACATTAGCCGATGAAACAAGATACTCCATTTATGAGTATATTTTAAAAGAGAAAAAAACAGTAACGGTTCAAAATATTGCTGATAAATTTAGCATTCATCCTAACGTTGCGCGCCTTCACTTAACAAAGCTCTCTGAAATTAATATTATCTCGGCAGATTTCGCAAAAACTGGTAAAGGCGGAAGACCTGGTCGTGTTTATAAGGCTTCTGAAAAAGGAGTTTCACTAACCTTCCCAAGACGTGACGAAGAGCGCTTATTAAAATGGACAATTCAGCTAGTAGAAGAATTAGGGCCATCCGCGCTAACAAAATGTCAGGAAATTAGTTATCAAGATGGTTATCAGCAAATGAAAAATTATGTTAACGCAGAATTAAAACTAAATAATATGCTATCCTTTGAACAAAAGCTTCAGTTATTAACTGATAATGCCGCATTAATTGGCTATATTCCACAAATACAGCAGTCGGAAAAAGGTAAAAAAGTAATCTTCTCCATTTTTAATTGCCCGTTCCAAGAGCAGCTTAATACCCACTCTGATATTGTTTGTACATTACATGAATCTTATTTAAAAGGGCAATTAAACGCATTATTCTCCAATAATGAATTTGTTCAAATCGAAAGTATGGTACATAACTGCGATTTATGCAAATATGAAATTAACGTGACAGAAATCGATAGCTAA
- the comGA gene encoding competence type IV pilus ATPase ComGA, with protein sequence MQTFESVVEQKSEHLLVKAYHFGASDLLLIPEEHRYIIYFRKYDKLLQAGELPNELAERIVSYYKYLAALDISERRKPQSGSFQKIVEQNHFAFRVSTLPSAYLKESLIIRLLLQNHAFPLTSLSYSECAAHKLTKLVENQQGILLFCGATGSGKTTSLYSLIHHCTTVLHRHVISLEDPVENNQVNLLQIQVNERAGITYATGLKAILRHSPDVIMIGEIRDQETAKIAIQAALTGHLVLSTIHAKDSVSCLYRLIDLGISEEELRQTVIGIVAQVLIQIPQQQEERRALFEILSEDHLDMAIGALKQNADYELPYDLTLAGQKEEIERQYYAKNQRVY encoded by the coding sequence ATGCAAACTTTTGAATCTGTTGTAGAACAAAAAAGTGAGCATCTTTTAGTAAAGGCCTATCATTTTGGTGCTTCCGATTTATTACTTATACCGGAAGAACATCGATATATCATCTATTTTCGTAAATATGATAAGTTGCTTCAGGCAGGGGAACTCCCCAACGAGCTTGCTGAGCGAATCGTGTCATATTATAAATATTTAGCAGCATTAGATATTAGTGAGCGTCGTAAACCTCAAAGTGGCTCATTTCAAAAAATAGTCGAGCAAAACCATTTTGCTTTTCGAGTTTCTACACTTCCTTCGGCTTATTTAAAAGAAAGCCTCATTATTCGGCTTCTACTTCAAAACCACGCATTTCCACTTACTTCTTTAAGTTATTCCGAATGTGCAGCACATAAGTTAACAAAGCTTGTTGAAAATCAACAAGGAATTTTATTATTTTGCGGTGCAACGGGTTCTGGTAAAACTACATCTCTGTACTCTTTAATTCACCATTGTACTACTGTTCTTCATCGCCATGTGATTTCATTAGAAGATCCAGTGGAGAATAATCAGGTCAATCTTTTACAAATACAAGTAAATGAACGAGCAGGTATTACCTATGCCACAGGCTTAAAAGCGATTTTACGACATTCGCCAGATGTTATTATGATCGGTGAAATTCGCGATCAAGAAACGGCTAAAATTGCAATTCAAGCGGCATTAACCGGTCATTTAGTACTTTCTACTATTCATGCTAAAGATTCTGTAAGCTGTCTCTATCGCCTCATTGATTTAGGTATTTCTGAAGAAGAGCTACGTCAAACAGTAATCGGTATTGTGGCTCAAGTTCTTATTCAAATACCACAACAGCAGGAGGAGCGGCGAGCATTGTTTGAAATATTAAGTGAGGACCATCTTGATATGGCTATAGGTGCGCTAAAGCAAAATGCTGACTATGAATTGCCTTATGATCTAACGCTTGCTGGACAAAAAGAAGAAATTGAGAGGCAATACTATGCCAAAAATCAGCGCGTCTATTAA
- the comGB gene encoding competence type IV pilus assembly protein ComGB, producing the protein MPKISASINRLILDYKRATIWRLKEQAQFISRLSVLIQEGYLFSQAVSMLLPHHVAKHEEVQQFVDEALRQGKGVIGVFETLQLAKHYLIAISIAENNGHMIEALKAVAKQMTMSQETKRKFIKLLLYPVVLIVFLLLLFLVFRTVFFPNIETMVKSRTIGTEEEVSIALSKLLLHVPDAFVIIVIVMTCNSIVFQRLLLRQSIARRLYVILRIPFVNRYFRLTITRQFAAYLGSLLQSGFSLQASLQILEEQRFQPYVQYLASRIKERVTYGDTLTQAVIFITAWQNDFSTFVEHGEQSGYLGKELTLYSELLLEKQEFLLQRMLAFVQPSFFVFIALCIVAAYVSLLLPIYHMIELV; encoded by the coding sequence ATGCCAAAAATCAGCGCGTCTATTAATAGGCTTATACTGGATTACAAAAGAGCTACAATATGGCGACTAAAGGAACAAGCTCAGTTTATCAGTCGCTTAAGTGTATTAATACAGGAAGGCTATTTGTTTTCACAAGCAGTTTCAATGCTATTGCCGCATCATGTAGCCAAGCATGAGGAGGTACAACAGTTTGTAGATGAAGCACTTAGGCAAGGTAAAGGAGTTATAGGTGTATTTGAAACATTACAACTAGCAAAGCATTATTTAATAGCCATTTCTATTGCTGAAAATAATGGACATATGATTGAAGCATTAAAAGCTGTTGCAAAGCAAATGACTATGAGCCAAGAGACAAAGAGAAAATTTATTAAGCTACTTTTGTATCCAGTAGTACTCATTGTGTTTTTGCTTCTACTGTTTTTAGTATTTCGTACAGTTTTCTTTCCTAACATAGAAACAATGGTTAAAAGCCGTACCATTGGAACAGAGGAAGAGGTAAGTATTGCACTATCAAAACTTTTATTACATGTGCCCGACGCTTTTGTGATAATCGTTATTGTCATGACATGTAATAGTATTGTTTTTCAGCGGTTGCTATTAAGGCAATCGATTGCCCGTAGGCTCTACGTCATATTGAGAATACCTTTTGTTAATCGTTATTTTCGGTTAACGATAACAAGGCAATTTGCTGCATATTTGGGTAGCTTGCTTCAAAGTGGCTTTTCTCTACAAGCTAGCCTGCAAATTTTAGAAGAGCAACGATTTCAACCATATGTTCAATATTTGGCAAGTCGTATAAAGGAAAGAGTTACATATGGTGATACGTTAACACAGGCTGTCATTTTTATAACAGCGTGGCAAAACGATTTTTCAACTTTCGTAGAACATGGTGAGCAAAGCGGTTATTTAGGGAAAGAATTAACACTATATAGTGAACTATTGTTAGAAAAGCAGGAATTCCTGTTACAGAGAATGCTTGCTTTTGTACAACCTTCTTTTTTTGTTTTTATTGCGTTATGTATAGTTGCTGCCTATGTAAGTTTATTATTGCCGATATATCACATGATAGAACTAGTATAG